GCTCGGTCACCTCGCTGTGCGGCGCCGTGGAGGCCTGCCTGAGCCAGGGCCTCCGGCGGAGGGCGCTGGGTCTGTTCAAGACCTCCTCGACGACGGCGCTGCTGCACAAGATCGCCAAGAGCTGCCCGGAGGCGGAGCACATCAGCAAGCTGGTTCAGGAAATCGAGGCCAGCGATCCCAGCAAGcgctcctccagcagcagcgacagcttCCAGCGGCCGCCGATGCTCaagaagagcagcagcaactcgaTGTCCACCGGCACCAATGCGGCGGCCAGCACGTCCTCCGCGTCCGCTTCCATTAGCGTCAGTGCGAGCACCTCCAGCATGTCCCTGGCCAGCATGAAGTGAGTTCCTTCAGCGGAAATCAATTTCTGGGCTAAAGATTGACCAGCTTGTTTTCTTATAGGTATCTGTGGATTCGGTTGGCTCTCTACGAGAAGCGCCTGACCAAAATCATTGAGTATCTGGTGAGCAATGCCAGCAGCTTCTACGACCGGGACTCCCTGGTGGCCGATCCCGACTACGGATCCATTCTCAGCTCCTTGCTGGTGGGTCCTTGCGCCCTGGAATTCACGCGGGCCAAAACAGCCGATCACTATTGGACCGATCCGCACGCAGATGAACTGGTGTGTATAGctcatttaattgaattcgaaTACCGATCCTAATTCCGAACctacatataatataataatataatatagtttTAGTTGAGATAAGTgaatatttgattttccatCAATAAAAACAGGTGCAACGCCATCGGATCAGCTCGTGTCGCCGCTCCTCGTCGACGTGCTCGCGTCCGGCGATCATCAACTTCAAGAGGAGCCTGAACACAAGCTCCGACGAGGCGGGCACTGGATCCTTCAAGTCGATCGCCTCGGCCAGTGTGGCCAAGGACTACGTGGAGTCGCTGCATCAGAACGCGAAGGCCACGCTGCTCTATGGCAAGAACAATGTGCAGGTGCTGCCCAAGGATGTGGCCGAACCCATGCCGGGATACCTCAGCCTGCATCAGCACATCCAGACGCTGACCATCAAGTGGACGCCCAACCAGCTGATGAACGGCTACACCGAGGCGGAGGAAGCGGAGGACATCGACAAGGACGCCTTCTGGGCCTACGCCCTGAACATTAACGTGGACGAGATTGTCTACGTCCACTGTCACCAGAGTCGCGGCGAGGACAGCGGCGGCACCGTAATCCTGGTGGGCCAGGACGGCGTCCAGCGGCCGCCGATCCACTTCCCCGAGGGCGGGCACATGCAGCAGTTCCTCAGCTGCCTGGAGACTGGTCTCCTGCCACACGGCCAGCTGGATCCCCCACTGTGGTCGCAGCGGGGCATCGGCAAGATGTTCCTGTGGCCCCGGAGCATGCGACGCCGCATCCTGCCCTCGGTCATGGAGTCCGTGGACGAGACGCCCATCGACTACGTCTTCCGCATCGTCAGCAAGAGTCGCCACGAGGAGTTCGGTGAGTGCTGCACCATTCTCCGTTGCCAAAAccattttgaatttgatttgacCTTTGATTCTACATCTCCAGCTGCCACTCACTCCATCCTGGACTTTGTGCGTAGCACTCCGCGGAGGGCGCAgttgagcagctgctccaccacCGGCAGCAGCGACTGCTCCAACAAGAGCCTCTCCATCGACCAGTTCCCGCTGGAGTcgccgctgctcctccagcaacagcagcaacagcaacagctgctccAGGCGCAGAGCACCAGCATCGAGATGGTCTGCTCCACGATGCGCCGTCAGATCATCTCCAGGGCCTTCTACGGCTGGCTGGCCTACTGTCGCCACCTCTCCACGGTCCGCACCCACTTGTCCGGTCTAGTGCACGGCAGGATTACCCCTGAGAGTAAGTGAGCAAGACTCGATGATTTTTCACATACTGTAGCTTTCACGTCTATTAGTGAAAGCCGATGAGGAGGGCCTGACGAAGGAGCGCTGGCAGCTTCTGAATGTGAACGGCGTGCTGGATAATGCGACCGAGTTCTACCGCCTGGTCTATTTCGGGGGCGTCCAGCCGGAGCTGCGGCAGGAGGTGTGGCCGTACCTCTTGGGTCACTACGCCTTCGGCTCCACAACGGAGGATCGCAAGAAGCAGGACGAGACCTGCAAGCACTACTACGAGACCACGATGAGCGAGTGGCTGGCGGTGGACGCCATTGTGCAGCAGAGAGAGAAGGAGAAGACAGCGCGGGCGGTGGCCAAGCTGAGTTCCGGCAGCAACTCCGGCAACGAGAGAACCGTGCGGGAGGCCGACCTCGAAGCCGGTGGCGAACTAGAAAACGAGGTGTTCGAGGACATATCGGACATTTCAGATCCCGGCGATCTGGAGTTCGatgagcagcaacagcagcagcagcaggcggagtGCGCGGTGAGTGGCAATCACCTGACTGTGAAACCCATTCCGAGGGCCATGAAGACCAGCACGGATTCGGGGCACGTGGACGAGGGCGAGAGCTTCAATGAACTGGACGAACCGGATGAGGAGGACAACAAGccgaagcagcagcaggatgaaAAGAATCCGGAGTCGGAGAACCAGGTACCGGAGTACCGGAAGCTGGAGGAACAGATCAATCAGGAGCCCAGCTGCTCGGCATCCACAGCTTCCTCGTACGAGACAGTGGGACCCGGCGATGTGCATCAACGCCCGACCAGCGACACGCGCAGTGTCCTCAGCCCGGAGTACTTGAGTGCCGACGATCTCCAGCTGCCGGACGATGAAGAAGCAGTGAGGCCACCACCACCGGCAGCCGCCGCTGTCATCATCACCAAGGCATCCGTGGACATTACCAACTGGGAGCGCAGTCCAAAGGCGGCAGAGGGCGACCAGATGTCACCCCTTGAGGAGCAGGCTGGAGAATCCGGCGGAGCAGGCGTCAATATGGATGCCCTACAGCAGCCCAAGTCCGCTTGCGCCTCACCAGCTAGCTCCAATGGAGGTGTCTACAGTGTGAGTAGCCCAGTAGAGTTTTGAGACAATTTCCGTAAGGCATTTGAACAAGAGTTCAATTTAATTCGTATAGTTTCCAACTAGGAAGTGGTTCAACTAGGCGTATACATAATGCTATAGAGAATGCTATTGTCGcgttccccgactatcagatacccgttactcagctagtgtgtgaatgcgaacgcgaaatttcatcatttttctgggatttctgggcaaaatttaaaaatagttcCAAAGTGTAGGCGTGGCGGCTTTAGGGCATGGCAAAATGGGTCACCAAACTTGCGTTGCGCCTTTGTCTCTAGATTCTGtctgctgaatctcaaccttctagccaTTATTGTTCCtaagatctcgacgttcatacacagacggacatggccagatcgactcggctattgatcctgatcaagaatatatatattttatatggtcggaaacgcttccttctgcctgttacatacttttcaccgaatctagtatacccttttactttgcgagtaacgggtataaaaagaaaatgcaaaagagaAAATGTTCTAATTAACGCTCCATTTCAGGGATGGtgataatatatttatgcgtCAACACTTATACCATTTGATAATACATTGGTATTTTGGGAATAGGTTAACAGAAATCGCAAATACTATATCGCTTCTAGTATATCGAGGAATAAATTCATGAAGCGAATGAATAAATTCCTTCTCTTTTCCCTGTCCTGGGCAATCCTCCTTTCCAAGGCCTTTACATGCTCCTCGAGGCGCTGGAATTCTTCCTCGCAATCTGAGGACTGCGAACCCTCCTCCGATCCACTTGGCTGCTCGGGATCCCCTGTCGTCAAGATCTCGTCGCTTCCAGTTGCCTCTGCTTCCGCGTCCGAATTCTCTGCCATTTCTGAATTAGGTTGTGCTCTGGAGCTTGTTTCTCAGTCAAGTAGTGAAACGAAAGTGAACTAAATATTCCGGCGGAACGAAATATTATGACAATCGAAAGCATAGCCTacttgatcaaaaataatttgaattttaaagtgTTTCCTTTTATATCGGAACAGCTATAATCTAGCACAAAATGGCATATCTTAGTTAAGAGTCAAAAGTTTATTTCTAGCTTGGACAGTAATCCTGATCACCCTTCTTTTGAAGGGTCTGAACTAGTCTCTTCTCCATAATAACAAGCGGCAGGATAACAAAATCAACCAATTTGGATGTAAAATAaggcaaaaaatattaacatgTTAACAGTAAGACCATAATGTTACCACAGTGCATTGATAATTTGGAAATAGGCCAACACAAATCCCATATATGTATTGGCATCGATGTTTACAGGATCGACGGTTATCGAAGACGAAGCCTCGGTTATCGAAAAAGACGTCTCTGAGGACTGAGGGGTCCCTCTACTCTACGGGTATGGAAAGAAAACAGTCCTGCAAAGTCATCTACCCATCTACCACGCCAGATGatcttaaattatttgaacGATTCAAATGACACTTGTAAGAGTGTATACCCACTCCGAATTCGGaagtaaaaagaaaatgcaaaagagaAAACGTGCTAATTAAAGCTCCATATCTGGGATGCTTATGATATATTTATGCGTCGACAATTACACCATTTGATAATACATTGGTATGTTGGGAATAGGTGAACAGAAGTCGCATATACTATATTTTATGTACTTCTGCTAGGATTGCAGCAAAGAGGCGATTGAACAGCACATTCAATTCCTCCTCCCAGGCCATCTCTCTATTCAGGCGCTCTAGTTTCTCTAGGAGGGGCTGGAACTTCGCAGGCATCTTCTGGGTAGACACATTTATCGTATTCAAAGAAACTTCAGTTATCGAAGAAGAAGCCCCTGAGGACTACGAACCCACCTTCGGTCCACTCGGCAGCTCAGGATCCTCTGTCAACTCGTCGTTTCCAAATGGCCTTGCTTCCGCGCTCGAATTATCCGTCATTTCTGAATTAGGTTGTGCTCTGGAGCTTGTTTCTCAGTCAAGTAGTGAAACGAAAGTGAACTAAATATTCCGGCGAAACGAAATATTATGACAAATGAAAGCATAGCCAACTTGATTGAAAAtctatttgaattttaaagtgTTCCCTTTTACTTCAGAACACTTCAAACTTATTGCCATAATCTAGCACATAATGGCATATATCAGTTAAATGGGGAAATTTTCTAGTTTGGACAGTAATCCTGatcaaaacaagagagaatgctatagtcaagttcaccgactatcagatacccgttactctgCTAGTATGaatgcgaaatttcataatttttctgggatatcgatagatattagggaataaaataagaaataatttaaaattttttaaaaatgtgggcgtggcagttttgggcggttttaggccgttagagtgggcgtggcaaacattttttttccaaatcgATAGAacgaaaatgtgaaaaaatattaacgtatttttcaaaagtgtgggcgtgtcactattgtgcggtttgtgggcatggcaacatgggtcaacaaacttgtaTGTCTAATCTCAACCTTCCAGCCTTTATACttatatacttttcaacgaatctaatATACCCGTTTACTCtgtgagtaacgggtataaatagAAGCCAATCGAATTCTACTattcgattattattattgaaaagTGGTTCAATTGAGGTATTCCTAAGTAAGATTGATTAAGATCCATCAAAACATACTTTTACATTGTCTTGATGTTGTAACGACATCATTGCAAGTGAGCAATCAACTTAAACCACTACTCAGATATACTTCTTATTTCCCGTGATAATAATTTGGTTCGTATACTTTGCAGAGCGAACTCCTGGAGCAGTTCGGGCTGAATCTGCACCGGATCGAGAAGGACGTGCAGCGGTGCGACAGGAACTACTGGTACTTCGCCAACGAGAACCTGGACAAGCTGCGCAACGTAATCTCCACGTACGTGTGGGAGCACCTGGACGTGGGCTACATGCAGGGCATGTGCGACCTGGTGGCTCCCCTCCTGGTCATCTTCGACGACGAGTCGCTCAGCTACAGCTGCTTCTGCAAGCTCATGGAGCGCATGATCGAGAACTTCCCCAGCGGCGGGGCCATGGACATGCACTTCGCCAACATGAGGTGAGTGCAGCACTTTCAGTCGGACTAACCAACTAACCCACTTCGCACAGGTCCCTCATCCAGATCCTCGACTCGGAGATGTACGACCTGATGGACTCGAACGGCGACTACACGCACTTCTACTTCTGCTACAGGTGGTTCCTGCTGGACTTCAAGAGGGAGCTCGTCTACGACGACGTCTTCGCCACCTGGGAGGTGATCTGGGCGGCCAAGCACATCGCCTCCGGCCACTTCGTACTCTTCCTGGCCCTGGCCCTGCTGGAGACCTATCGCGACATCATCCTCTCGAACAGCATGGACTTCACCGACGTCATCAAGTTCTTCAATGGTGGGATACATGGCATACATCTTATGAGTAAAATTATACCAATTGCTATATGGTTCTTTTGGTTACAGAAATGGCCGAACGCCACAATGCCCAGTCGGTGCTCCAATTGGCGCGGAGCCTGGTTCTCCAGCTGCAGATGATCATCGAGAACAAGTAGAGAAATGGATGGGCAGAACCCAGCTATATATGTAGCTACATAGAGCGTTATTATAGAATCTAGATCGTAGTTCAGTCAAATTTCGTTTGCCAAAATACACAGAAACCCACTATGAAAACGCAgattaacaaacaaacaataagtAACATATGTGTCGATCGATGTCTTCGCTATAAAGTATCCAAACTAGATTTGTATGCGACCAGAAACCACTGAACCTGTAATCCTAAACTGTAATCCTAATGGTAACTTAACCGTAGGCCTAGTAAGTTCTTCCCAAACTCCTCACGCATATCCCCGAAGTAAAGGAAACCAGAAAACAGGGGCAGCAAATGCATAAGACTCTGATCAAAAGAATGAAAACTTATATGAAATCTAAAACCTTATACAACTGTATAGACATCTGTTACTCACCACTTTGCACTcgaacaatttgttttcagtgcagtGGTAAACATACGCAAAaaacatatatgcatacatatagtATGTTTTATTATGCAGAGAAAATCAGGAGGGTGCAATGTATTTATCACGTTATATCAAAGTTTATCAATATACACACAACAAGTGCGTTTAGCTGCTATTTCAGATGAACGAGTAAAactaaattgaattgaagGAGAATATACATCTTACCTAATTTGAAACTTTCAATATCAAGTATTAGAAATCGGTGGACTGAGTGGTTGGTTAGATGTCTATGTCTTCAACGCTCTATTGTTTGTACATTATCAAAATTTCAAGTCCTTATATTATGACACTGACCagaaatttgcaaaaaaaaaagaaaaaaagcctaataatatttaaagggGCTGTATTAGCAATCGCACAtcacacaaaaaaacacatgcagcaaatattaaattacatttcgTTGCAAAGTAAACTCAGTACCAGCGAAAAATATCCAATTGTGTGTAACAATCAAGTCAACAATAAGTCAAGTACACTAAACtaccatatatacatacatatgtatatgtatgtgcatacatacatatgtatatgggcGGCATATCGTCCGATCTTGTGTGTCTACtatatctattatatatatgcgctgccaagccaagccaaaccaagTTCCAGTCtcatttaattgtattttatttttatataagtatatttacAAAAGCGTACGCATAACTATTTCCCCCACTGTGTGATCTCTCTCTACACCGAGTATAAATGTTGTGGATTATCTTTATACCCTACTTATACTAATTATACTAATTATACTCTTTGTAAATGTACCTTTCCCCGGCCAAAGAGAAGGTGGACGACACCTTGGCTCCACTTTATCTCAATTACAAAAATACGtctgtgtacatatgtatacacgCCCACGCAAattgaatatgaatatatatatatatacatatatatagttaaaatGTATACAAGTACAAAGCAAAAGACGTCGGTATGTTTGAATCGGAattaataaatacacataCGATATATACCTAATTGAAACCGAAGTTTGCATGAATATTTCGagatatatgcaaataaataaatcccGATCCATCAGCTGATCAGGTGAATGGTTCACCTGTTGCCACAGAACTTGGGCTAATGGGGTAAACAATCTCTCCTTATCGAGCGATAAGACGGACCTTCCCTGGAGTTTCTATTCCTGGCCTTCCGCAGTTGCCAATGGCTCAGAAACTAGATTGATTATTTACTCTACAATATATTGGATGCactggaatttttaattatattttattttttattatttaattattgcaTTGTGGAATTCTCTCTTTTCTTCTCGGATTcatacattttcattattttcatacataaataaatatatgtaactTTCGCAATATTATCAGAGGGTAGCTCCTACTCAATATGCACAattattcgttttaatttGCAGTGTAGCCGGTGCAAAGAGGGAACTCCGCCTTATCTCGAGGGTTTATAATACCCTGCGCCTATTCgctttcatttttgtttattcgtcgcagtcgcagtcgcattCGCATTTTATCCGCATCCACGACCTGGAGTATATAAGTTGGAGCAGCTGCATCCAGTTCATTCACTGGCTTGATTCAGTGGAGTTCGGATCTCAACATGTCGGTGTCGTTTTTGGCCAGTTTACTGGGACTCAGCACTGACGAGGATCAGCTGCAGGTGGCCTTTGATGAGGTGCTCAATCGTAGAGGTtagtttaaaaacaatattttgaaAGTAGCGATATAAGAAtcaagtaaatttaattatttgtgatAACAATAATTGCttctttataaatatgtattttaaaaacaatggACGAAGTTGtaagtttagtttttattcatttacCATTTGCTGAGAAGCATAGTTTAAGTGTAAGGAATTCTAATTTTTTTGAACAAAATGAAGGATGGAAAGGAGAAGTCCTTTAAATCTGATCAACTCTTTGGAAAActttgatttatatatttaaaaaatgaaatgtttacTCCCAAGATACCTCATGATATCCGTGATAAATATCTAATCCGATTTCTTTGGCCAAACCTTTTATTTAAGCACATATATAAATggaatgtaataaatattaaatcagaaatatttttttggttaattattattaagtcCGTTACTCGATTTTCCCACCAATGCGCATCACTACTGAGCGCAGAGCTTTTCGTTGATAAAATCCACTACGCAAAGCTCGCTCTCCCCACAATTCACCACTTCACCACTACGTACAACTTGTTGCCCCGCCAGCTGATTCAGATTCGATCCAAGTCGTAGGCTCAGTGGAATAGCTGCATACCTCCCTCCAGTTGCCCACCGACCGTGCTTGTGGTGAGTTCAGGGTTGTGGAGTGGCTGCTACGCGGCTTTCCGTGGAGATTCTTCGGTGATCTTTGGACCGGCGCCCATTTGTTTGATGTGAAGCCTCTAACCGCTGCAAGCACCTCCTCTTTGCAGTTCCCTCCAGACAGCCAACGAACCTGAGGATGTCCGCTCCCATTCGCTACTACTATGACCTGATGTCGCAGCCCTCGAGGGCGTTGTTCATCATCTTCCGGCTGAGCAACATGCCCTTCGAAGACTGCGTGGTGGCCCTGCGCAATGGTAAGGGTATTCGGGGTGCGGGTCAAAGTGTATCCATGTGGTGGGCAGAAGTGCCAATACCTCACGTATCTCAAACGAAGTACAGAACTTAACATCTTTTTCACTGATAAATACGCAATCATTTTGCTCTTTACCGCGTGAAAGGATTTatccttatttatcattgatACAACTGTTAGTTCAATGTGG
This Drosophila simulans strain w501 chromosome X, Prin_Dsim_3.1, whole genome shotgun sequence DNA region includes the following protein-coding sequences:
- the LOC27209474 gene encoding small G protein signaling modulator 1 isoform X3; translation: MVQGNADGSDYKERLIASVKKEVKQLMEEAVTKKYVHEESSSVTSLCGAVEACLSQGLRRRALGLFKTSSTTALLHKIAKSCPEAEHISKLVQEIEASDPSKRSSSSSDSFQRPPMLKKSSSNSMSTGTNAAASTSSASASISVSASTSSMSLASMKYLWIRLALYEKRLTKIIEYLVSNASSFYDRDSLVADPDYGSILSSLLVGPCALEFTRAKTADHYWTDPHADELVQRHRISSCRRSSSTCSRPAIINFKRSLNTSSDEAGTGSFKSIASASVAKDYVESLHQNAKATLLYGKNNVQVLPKDVAEPMPGYLSLHQHIQTLTIKWTPNQLMNGYTEAEEAEDIDKDAFWAYALNINVDEIVYVHCHQSRGEDSGGTVILVGQDGVQRPPIHFPEGGHMQQFLSCLETGLLPHGQLDPPLWSQRGIGKMFLWPRSMRRRILPSVMESVDETPIDYVFRIVSKSRHEEFAATHSILDFVRSTPRRAQLSSCSTTGSSDCSNKSLSIDQFPLESPLLLQQQQQQQQLLQAQSTSIEMVCSTMRRQIISRAFYGWLAYCRHLSTVRTHLSGLVHGRITPEMKADEEGLTKERWQLLNVNGVLDNATEFYRLVYFGGVQPELRQEVWPYLLGHYAFGSTTEDRKKQDETCKHYYETTMSEWLAVDAIVQQREKEKTARAVAKLSSGSNSGNERTVREADLEAGGELENEVFEDISDISDPGDLEFDEQQQQQQQAECAVSGNHLTVKPIPRAMKTSTDSGHVDEGESFNELDEPDEEDNKPKQQQDEKNPESENQVPEYRKLEEQINQEPSCSASTASSYETVGPGDVHQRPTSDTRSVLSPEYLSADDLQLPDDEEAVRPPPPAAAAVIITKASVDITNWERSPKAAEGDQMSPLEEQAGESGGAGVNMDALQQPKSACASPASSNGGVYSLGQ
- the LOC27209474 gene encoding small G protein signaling modulator 2 isoform X1, translating into MVQGNADGSDYKERLIASVKKEVKQLMEEAVTKKYVHEESSSVTSLCGAVEACLSQGLRRRALGLFKTSSTTALLHKIAKSCPEAEHISKLVQEIEASDPSKRSSSSSDSFQRPPMLKKSSSNSMSTGTNAAASTSSASASISVSASTSSMSLASMKYLWIRLALYEKRLTKIIEYLVSNASSFYDRDSLVADPDYGSILSSLLVGPCALEFTRAKTADHYWTDPHADELVQRHRISSCRRSSSTCSRPAIINFKRSLNTSSDEAGTGSFKSIASASVAKDYVESLHQNAKATLLYGKNNVQVLPKDVAEPMPGYLSLHQHIQTLTIKWTPNQLMNGYTEAEEAEDIDKDAFWAYALNINVDEIVYVHCHQSRGEDSGGTVILVGQDGVQRPPIHFPEGGHMQQFLSCLETGLLPHGQLDPPLWSQRGIGKMFLWPRSMRRRILPSVMESVDETPIDYVFRIVSKSRHEEFAATHSILDFVRSTPRRAQLSSCSTTGSSDCSNKSLSIDQFPLESPLLLQQQQQQQQLLQAQSTSIEMVCSTMRRQIISRAFYGWLAYCRHLSTVRTHLSGLVHGRITPEMKADEEGLTKERWQLLNVNGVLDNATEFYRLVYFGGVQPELRQEVWPYLLGHYAFGSTTEDRKKQDETCKHYYETTMSEWLAVDAIVQQREKEKTARAVAKLSSGSNSGNERTVREADLEAGGELENEVFEDISDISDPGDLEFDEQQQQQQQAECAVSGNHLTVKPIPRAMKTSTDSGHVDEGESFNELDEPDEEDNKPKQQQDEKNPESENQVPEYRKLEEQINQEPSCSASTASSYETVGPGDVHQRPTSDTRSVLSPEYLSADDLQLPDDEEAVRPPPPAAAAVIITKASVDITNWERSPKAAEGDQMSPLEEQAGESGGAGVNMDALQQPKSACASPASSNGGVYSSELLEQFGLNLHRIEKDVQRCDRNYWYFANENLDKLRNVISTYVWEHLDVGYMQGMCDLVAPLLVIFDDESLSYSCFCKLMERMIENFPSGGAMDMHFANMRSLIQILDSEMYDLMDSNGDYTHFYFCYRWFLLDFKRELVYDDVFATWEVIWAAKHIASGHFVLFLALALLETYRDIILSNSMDFTDVIKFFNEMAERHNAQSVLQLARSLVLQLQMIIENK
- the LOC27209474 gene encoding small G protein signaling modulator 1 isoform X2, which codes for MVQGNADGSDYKERLIASVKKEVKQLMEEAVTKKYVHEESSSVTSLCGAVEACLSQGLRRRALGLFKTSSTTALLHKIAKSCPEAEHISKLVQEIEASDPSKRSSSSSDSFQRPPMLKKSSSNSMSTGTNAAASTSSASASISVSASTSSMSLASMKYLWIRLALYEKRLTKIIEYLVSNASSFYDRDSLVADPDYGSILSSLLVGPCALEFTRAKTADHYWTDPHADELVQRHRISSCRRSSSTCSRPAIINFKRSLNTSSDEAGTGSFKSIASASVAKDYVESLHQNAKATLLYGKNNVQVLPKDVAEPMPGYLSLHQHIQTLTIKWTPNQLMNGYTEAEEAEDIDKDAFWAYALNINVDEIVYVHCHQSRGEDSGGTVILVGQDGVQRPPIHFPEGGHMQQFLSCLETGLLPHGQLDPPLWSQRGIGKMFLWPRSMRRRILPSVMESVDETPIDYVFRIVSKSRHEEFAATHSILDFVRSTPRRAQLSSCSTTGSSDCSNKSLSIDQFPLESPLLLQQQQQQQQLLQAQSTSIEMVCSTMRRQIISRAFYGWLAYCRHLSTVRTHLSGLVHGRITPEMKADEEGLTKERWQLLNVNGVLDNATEFYRLVYFGGVQPELRQEVWPYLLGHYAFGSTTEDRKKQDETCKHYYETTMSEWLAVDAIVQQREKEKTARAVAKLSSGSNSGNERTVREADLEAGGELENEVFEDISDISDPGDLEFDEQQQQQQQAECAVSGNHLTVKPIPRAMKTSTDSGHVDEGESFNELDEPDEEDNKPKQQQDEKNPESENQVPEYRKLEEQINQEPSCSASTASSYETVGPGDVHQRPTSDTRSVLSPEYLSADDLQLPDDEEAVRPPPPAAAAVIITKASVDITNWERSPKAAEGDQMSPLEEQAGESGGAGVNMDALQQPKSACASPASSNGGVYSDRRLSKTKPRLSKKTSLRTEGSLYSTGMERKQSCKVIYPSTTPDDLKLFERFK
- the LOC27206333 gene encoding uncharacterized protein LOC27206333, which gives rise to MAENSDAEAEATGSDEILTTGDPEQPSGSEEGSQSSDCEEEFQRLEEHVKALERRIAQDREKRRNLFIRFMNLFLDILEAI